The following proteins come from a genomic window of Methanocella conradii HZ254:
- a CDS encoding 30S ribosomal protein S14, with amino-acid sequence MERSGKKFGRGANVCRRCGRHQGLVRKYGVYVCRQCFREIALDMGFEKYE; translated from the coding sequence ATGGAGAGGTCTGGCAAGAAGTTCGGCCGGGGCGCAAACGTGTGCCGCCGGTGCGGCCGGCATCAGGGCCTGGTACGCAAGTATGGCGTCTACGTGTGCCGCCAGTGCTTCAGGGAGATCGCCCTGGACATGGGCTTTGAAAAGTACGAGTGA
- a CDS encoding 30S ribosomal protein S8, translating into MVMLDPLANALSVIKNAEATGKHEVTINPASKIIGNVLKVMKDQGYIGEYEFIDNGKAGMLNVKLIGKINRCGAIKPRFAVGKAEFEKWEKRYLPARNFGMLILTTSQGVMSHYDAVSRGIGGELLAYVY; encoded by the coding sequence ATGGTAATGTTAGACCCGCTGGCCAATGCGCTGTCCGTGATCAAGAACGCCGAGGCAACCGGAAAGCACGAGGTCACCATAAACCCTGCCTCAAAGATCATCGGGAACGTCCTGAAGGTCATGAAGGATCAAGGCTACATAGGCGAGTATGAGTTCATAGACAACGGCAAGGCCGGCATGCTAAACGTAAAGCTGATAGGCAAGATCAACAGGTGCGGCGCAATCAAGCCGCGGTTCGCCGTGGGCAAGGCGGAGTTCGAGAAGTGGGAGAAGAGGTACCTCCCTGCCAGGAACTTCGGCATGCTCATCCTGACCACGTCGCAGGGCGTCATGTCCCACTATGACGCCGTGAGCAGGGGAATAGGCGGCGAGCTTTTAGCCTACGTGTATTAA
- a CDS encoding 50S ribosomal protein L6, giving the protein MAAETHIEINVPQGVTVTLSGATLTVKGQKGQVSRDFRFPGIKVSLADGKVIVDASRLDRQTKATVGTFASHIRNMITGVTEGFEYSMKIVYSHFPIQLKVEGKDRVAIGNFLGERKPRYATIVGDTKVSVAGDKVTITGINKEHVGQTAANIEQACKIKNRDPRVFQDGVYITKKA; this is encoded by the coding sequence ATGGCAGCAGAAACGCACATTGAGATAAACGTCCCCCAGGGTGTAACCGTCACGCTAAGCGGTGCAACTTTGACCGTGAAGGGTCAAAAGGGGCAGGTATCCAGGGATTTCAGGTTTCCCGGTATCAAGGTATCCCTCGCGGATGGCAAGGTCATAGTCGATGCCTCCAGGCTCGACAGGCAGACCAAGGCCACCGTGGGCACCTTCGCCTCGCACATCCGGAACATGATAACCGGCGTCACTGAAGGGTTCGAGTACAGCATGAAGATCGTTTACTCTCACTTCCCCATACAGCTTAAGGTTGAGGGTAAGGACAGGGTAGCGATCGGGAACTTCCTCGGAGAGAGAAAGCCGAGGTACGCGACCATAGTCGGGGATACCAAGGTCAGCGTGGCCGGCGACAAGGTAACTATAACGGGAATAAACAAGGAGCACGTCGGCCAGACGGCGGCCAACATAGAGCAGGCCTGCAAGATCAAGAACCGCGACCCCAGGGTATTCCAGGACGGCGTGTATATCACTAAGAAGGCGTGA
- a CDS encoding 50S ribosomal protein L32e: MAENDVEKVEAKAEEKAEVEAKEQKKAPEKPFTTKKPRPLPRPVEKSTLELDEETRRLLNARKANKASLPKFHRIDAHKKKKLALSWRKPRGHHCKMRRQIKAKGSIVKVGFGSPAAVRGLHASGYEEVLVYRPEDVQGLSKRQAIRIARTVGRKKQEEIEKVAKELNIKVLNPLNAFEEA, translated from the coding sequence ATGGCAGAGAATGATGTCGAAAAAGTTGAGGCGAAGGCCGAAGAAAAGGCCGAGGTAGAGGCAAAGGAGCAAAAGAAGGCCCCTGAGAAGCCGTTCACCACAAAGAAGCCGAGGCCGCTCCCAAGGCCTGTGGAGAAGTCCACGCTGGAGCTGGACGAGGAGACCAGGAGGCTTCTCAACGCGAGGAAGGCCAACAAGGCCTCGTTGCCAAAGTTCCACAGGATCGACGCACACAAGAAAAAGAAGCTAGCCCTGAGCTGGAGAAAGCCCCGGGGCCACCACTGCAAGATGAGGAGGCAGATCAAGGCCAAGGGCTCGATAGTCAAGGTTGGCTTTGGCTCTCCTGCAGCCGTGCGCGGCCTCCACGCTTCCGGGTATGAGGAAGTGCTGGTCTACCGGCCGGAGGACGTACAGGGCTTGAGCAAGAGGCAGGCAATCCGCATCGCCAGGACAGTCGGCAGAAAGAAGCAGGAAGAGATCGAGAAGGTGGCGAAAGAGCTGAACATCAAGGTTCTTAACCCGCTCAACGCCTTCGAGGAGGCATGA
- a CDS encoding 50S ribosomal protein L19e, giving the protein MADLANQKRLAADILKIGVTRVWMDPERLEDIATAITREDLRKLIEDGVIKRKPVVGISRGRARERAAKRAKGHRKGHGSREGAAGARAPKKEQWMRRIRAQRKVLRAMRDEKAIDARTYRILYRKAKGGEFRNVAHLKSYIAYQKK; this is encoded by the coding sequence ATGGCCGATTTAGCGAACCAGAAAAGGCTTGCGGCCGATATCTTAAAAATTGGCGTAACGAGGGTCTGGATGGACCCTGAGAGGCTCGAGGACATCGCGACGGCAATCACCCGTGAGGATTTAAGGAAGCTCATCGAGGATGGCGTTATAAAGCGCAAGCCCGTCGTGGGCATAAGCCGCGGCAGGGCCAGGGAGCGTGCCGCCAAGCGGGCGAAGGGCCACCGGAAAGGCCACGGCAGCCGTGAAGGTGCCGCAGGGGCGCGCGCTCCGAAGAAGGAGCAGTGGATGCGCAGAATAAGGGCCCAGAGGAAGGTTCTCAGGGCGATGAGGGATGAAAAGGCGATCGACGCCCGCACCTATCGGATACTATACCGTAAGGCCAAGGGCGGAGAGTTCAGGAACGTAGCGCACCTGAAGTCATATATCGCATACCAGAAGAAGTGA
- a CDS encoding 50S ribosomal protein L18 yields the protein MATGPRYRVAFRRRREGKTDYHQRLKLIVSRKPRLVVRGTLNDYIAQVIVTRPEGDHVLAAATAREIARDFGYKGATKNTSAAYLAGMLAALKAKKAGVSEAILDIGLATNRKGSKVYAALKGAIDAGLQVPCSEDVFPSEERIRGEHVAGNTKSSFSQYEKRGLKVEDLPAHFDEVKSKIMKAYEGK from the coding sequence ATGGCAACAGGACCAAGGTATAGAGTAGCCTTCCGGAGGCGAAGGGAAGGCAAGACCGATTACCACCAGAGGCTTAAGCTCATAGTCTCGAGGAAGCCGAGGCTCGTCGTCCGCGGCACGCTTAACGACTACATCGCCCAGGTGATAGTGACCAGGCCGGAGGGCGACCACGTCCTGGCGGCGGCTACTGCCCGTGAGATTGCCAGGGACTTCGGCTATAAGGGCGCGACGAAGAACACGAGCGCGGCATACCTCGCCGGCATGCTCGCAGCCCTTAAGGCGAAGAAGGCGGGCGTCAGCGAGGCAATCCTCGACATCGGGCTGGCCACGAATAGGAAGGGCTCGAAGGTGTACGCGGCGCTTAAGGGCGCCATCGACGCGGGCCTCCAGGTGCCGTGCAGCGAGGACGTCTTCCCGTCTGAGGAGCGCATCCGGGGCGAGCACGTCGCCGGGAACACGAAGAGCAGCTTCTCGCAGTACGAGAAGCGTGGGCTAAAGGTTGAAGACCTGCCCGCACACTTCGACGAGGTTAAGAGCAAGATCATGAAAGCATACGAGGGTAAGTAA
- a CDS encoding 30S ribosomal protein S5, with protein MAYEREEVWVPKTRLGKMVSSGQIKTIEEAFETGLPIKEPEIVDALIPDLVDEVLDISMVQRMTDSGRRVKFRTTVVVGNGNGYVGIAEGKDVQVGPAIRKAIEMAKMNIVKIKRGCGSWECGCGLEHTVPCQVKGKAGSISIVLMPAPRGLGIAAGGPAKKVMEMAGIKDVWTRTEGETRSTINFALATYNALLQTTTIRYRGGAK; from the coding sequence ATGGCCTACGAGCGTGAAGAAGTATGGGTCCCGAAGACGAGGCTGGGCAAGATGGTCTCGTCCGGGCAGATAAAGACTATAGAGGAGGCCTTCGAGACCGGCCTGCCGATAAAGGAGCCGGAGATAGTAGACGCCCTCATTCCTGACCTGGTCGACGAGGTTTTGGACATAAGCATGGTGCAGAGGATGACGGACTCCGGCCGCCGTGTCAAGTTCAGGACCACCGTGGTGGTTGGAAATGGCAACGGGTACGTCGGCATTGCTGAGGGCAAGGACGTGCAGGTCGGCCCGGCGATAAGGAAGGCCATCGAGATGGCGAAGATGAATATAGTTAAGATTAAGCGTGGCTGCGGCTCGTGGGAGTGCGGCTGCGGCCTGGAGCATACCGTGCCCTGCCAGGTAAAGGGGAAGGCTGGGTCCATTAGCATAGTGCTGATGCCCGCCCCTAGAGGCCTGGGCATAGCCGCGGGCGGCCCCGCAAAGAAGGTCATGGAAATGGCCGGAATCAAGGACGTCTGGACGAGGACGGAGGGCGAGACCCGGTCGACCATCAACTTTGCCCTGGCCACGTACAACGCCCTCCTGCAGACCACTACCATAAGGTACAGGGGAGGGGCTAAGTAA
- a CDS encoding 50S ribosomal protein L30: MYAIIRLRGSVNTKPDIKDTLKMLRLNQINHCVVVPDTPSYRGMIHKVKDYVAYGPINGETLAMILENRGRLVGGARLTDDYVARNSPFKTIKEFAEAVASGKAALGDLPGLNPVFRMHPPRKGHAGIKRTFQQGGALGNNGEEIATLVKKMR, from the coding sequence ATGTACGCGATAATACGCCTGAGGGGCTCGGTAAACACCAAGCCGGACATCAAGGACACCTTGAAGATGCTCAGGCTGAACCAGATTAACCACTGCGTCGTGGTTCCCGACACCCCCAGCTACAGGGGGATGATCCATAAGGTCAAGGACTACGTGGCATATGGGCCGATAAACGGCGAGACGCTTGCCATGATTCTGGAGAACCGCGGAAGGCTGGTCGGCGGAGCGAGGCTGACCGACGACTACGTCGCCAGGAACTCGCCGTTCAAGACCATAAAGGAGTTTGCAGAGGCCGTTGCGAGCGGCAAGGCGGCATTAGGCGACCTTCCAGGCCTTAACCCGGTGTTCAGGATGCACCCGCCCAGGAAGGGCCATGCTGGCATAAAAAGAACATTCCAGCAGGGCGGGGCGCTAGGGAACAACGGCGAAGAAATAGCGACGCTCGTGAAGAAGATGAGGTGA
- a CDS encoding uL15m family ribosomal protein, protein MTKQKCHSYRGSRTCGGGTHKNRRGGGSRGGRGHAGACKHNTFKAMKEGWMFGKHGFHRPPSCKEYISTLNVGELDELSSSLLEMGLATEKDGAISVDLGELGFDKLLGDGRVTRKYVVSVATASASARAKIEELGGQIISETETA, encoded by the coding sequence ATGACCAAGCAAAAATGCCACTCATACAGGGGCTCAAGGACGTGCGGCGGCGGAACCCATAAGAACCGCCGTGGCGGAGGAAGCCGTGGAGGCCGGGGCCATGCAGGGGCCTGTAAGCATAACACTTTCAAGGCCATGAAAGAGGGGTGGATGTTCGGCAAGCATGGCTTCCACAGGCCCCCGTCCTGTAAGGAGTATATCAGCACGCTTAACGTGGGCGAGCTTGACGAGCTGTCCTCCTCCCTCCTGGAGATGGGCCTCGCCACAGAGAAGGACGGCGCAATCAGCGTAGACCTGGGAGAGCTTGGCTTCGATAAGCTCCTCGGGGATGGACGCGTAACCAGGAAATACGTGGTCAGCGTAGCCACCGCGTCCGCGTCCGCCAGGGCAAAAATTGAAGAGCTAGGCGGACAAATCATTTCAGAGACAGAGACTGCATAG
- the secY gene encoding preprotein translocase subunit SecY: MAEMGLKDRIEPFLRSLPAVKRPERHVHFKRKLMWTAAILILYFVLSNIAVFGLDKNSQDILAAYRAILAGATGSIILLGIGPIVTASIVLQLLVGAEILPLDTTNPKDQAIFQGLQKLLVFVMIVLETLPQMFGGYLIPDSTIAASLGIDTGILAFIIFIQVALGGVLILYMDEIVSKWGIGSGVSLFIVAGVAQALIGGIFNWNPPRLDQPIGLNVANIGSNLPVGIIFKWQWLLTNIPQSTLFSMDGILMLLTTGEVLALIATIAIFLMVVYVESTRIEIPLAHAAVRGARGKFPVKLIYASVLPMILVRALQANVQLIGSLLYNRYGIELLGTYNQYGTPQPPGLMFFLNPIHSYTDWLPPYVQSYYPGIQTWEIVLHFLVDAFILIAGGIVFAIFWVETTGMGSSRVAKQIQKSGMQIPGFRRNEQVIEKVVSRYIPKVTVIGGAFIGVLTLIASMFGLIGGVGGTGMLLAVSIIYQLYEKVASEQLMEMHPLIRKFLGEE; encoded by the coding sequence ATGGCGGAAATGGGTTTAAAAGATCGCATCGAACCTTTCCTCAGGAGCCTTCCGGCCGTCAAGCGGCCGGAGCGGCACGTCCATTTTAAGCGGAAGCTCATGTGGACGGCGGCAATCCTGATATTATACTTCGTCTTATCCAACATCGCAGTGTTTGGTTTGGACAAGAACTCTCAAGACATACTCGCGGCTTACCGCGCTATACTAGCCGGGGCGACTGGCTCGATAATCCTGCTGGGCATCGGCCCAATAGTCACGGCATCTATAGTGCTTCAGCTGCTTGTCGGGGCGGAGATCCTGCCCCTGGATACGACGAACCCTAAGGATCAGGCGATCTTCCAGGGCTTGCAAAAGCTATTGGTTTTTGTCATGATAGTCCTGGAAACCCTTCCGCAGATGTTCGGCGGGTATCTAATACCCGATAGCACGATCGCTGCTTCGCTTGGGATAGACACGGGCATCCTCGCCTTCATAATATTCATACAGGTGGCGCTGGGCGGCGTCCTGATATTGTATATGGATGAGATAGTGTCCAAGTGGGGCATCGGCAGCGGCGTTTCCCTGTTCATAGTCGCAGGGGTCGCGCAGGCTCTCATCGGCGGCATCTTCAACTGGAACCCGCCCAGGCTCGACCAGCCAATAGGGCTGAACGTGGCGAATATAGGGAGTAACCTGCCTGTGGGCATCATATTCAAGTGGCAGTGGCTCCTCACAAACATACCGCAGAGCACGCTGTTCTCGATGGATGGCATACTCATGCTCCTCACCACAGGGGAAGTGCTCGCCCTTATTGCTACGATTGCCATCTTCCTGATGGTCGTATACGTGGAGTCGACCAGGATAGAGATACCGCTGGCCCACGCAGCGGTCAGGGGAGCCAGGGGCAAGTTCCCCGTAAAGCTCATATACGCCTCAGTCCTCCCGATGATCCTTGTGAGGGCTTTACAGGCTAACGTGCAGCTTATAGGAAGCTTGCTGTATAACCGCTATGGCATCGAGCTCCTGGGCACGTATAACCAGTATGGCACCCCCCAGCCGCCCGGCCTCATGTTCTTCCTTAACCCCATACACAGCTACACCGACTGGCTACCGCCATACGTCCAGAGCTACTACCCGGGCATACAGACGTGGGAGATAGTGCTTCACTTCCTGGTGGACGCCTTCATCCTGATAGCCGGCGGCATCGTGTTTGCCATTTTCTGGGTGGAGACCACGGGCATGGGGTCTAGCCGGGTGGCGAAGCAGATACAGAAGAGCGGCATGCAGATACCCGGCTTCCGCCGCAACGAGCAGGTCATCGAGAAGGTAGTCTCCCGATACATACCCAAGGTAACGGTCATCGGCGGCGCGTTCATCGGAGTCCTGACGCTTATAGCGAGCATGTTTGGCCTCATCGGAGGGGTGGGAGGCACCGGCATGCTGCTCGCGGTGAGCATCATCTATCAGCTATACGAGAAGGTGGCGAGCGAGCAGCTCATGGAGATGCACCCGCTCATACGCAAGTTCCTCGGAGAAGAGTGA
- a CDS encoding adenylate kinase, which translates to MQIVLFGPPGAGKGTQAKYISEEFNVPHISTGDILRENVREGTALGKKAKAYMDKGELVPDAILIDIVKDRLQKPDTKKGFLLDGFPRTLRQAEALDAILDDINKSIDVVVNVDVGDNEIIRRLSGRRTCRSCQATYHVRANPPKVPGICDQCGGELYQRADDTEAAIKHRIEVYKKQTQPLIEYYKKKGLLVDIDGEREIDEVRADIISTLKRFQ; encoded by the coding sequence ATGCAGATAGTCCTGTTCGGGCCGCCGGGCGCAGGTAAGGGCACCCAGGCCAAGTATATTTCCGAAGAGTTTAACGTTCCGCACATCTCCACGGGCGACATCCTTAGGGAGAACGTCCGTGAGGGCACGGCGCTGGGAAAAAAGGCAAAGGCTTATATGGATAAGGGGGAGCTTGTCCCCGACGCCATATTGATAGATATCGTTAAGGACCGCCTGCAGAAGCCCGACACCAAAAAGGGCTTTCTGCTGGACGGCTTCCCGCGGACCCTCAGGCAGGCCGAGGCGCTTGATGCCATACTAGACGATATAAATAAGAGCATTGACGTGGTAGTCAACGTCGACGTGGGCGACAATGAGATAATAAGGCGGCTTTCGGGCAGGAGGACGTGCAGGTCTTGCCAGGCCACGTATCACGTCAGGGCGAACCCGCCAAAAGTCCCCGGCATATGTGACCAGTGTGGCGGCGAGCTATACCAGAGGGCGGACGACACCGAGGCGGCAATCAAGCACCGCATCGAGGTCTATAAAAAGCAGACCCAGCCCCTCATAGAATACTATAAGAAAAAAGGGTTGCTCGTCGACATAGATGGCGAGAGGGAGATCGACGAGGTGCGGGCTGACATAATAAGCACTTTAAAAAGATTCCAGTGA
- a CDS encoding DUF106 domain-containing protein, with product MSDNTAEKKGGGTKARKKGGPIDTIQNIILVLGFGLLLGSILLPPAFRDTMSAIVNIIVSPINSTMPFYIAVLIIVIIVTVFSTIIQKYTMDWELSRRVMLKNRAFQKEYREAQLSGDKKRLKKLEEERLSMMEEQAEMSKQQLKPMGFIVFVSIPLFWWAYWWLMQPAQAGMTMVFPLIGTVRLVDGFLLFPYWVWWSLLCSLAVSSVVRKALNTGVVTS from the coding sequence ATGAGCGATAATACGGCGGAGAAGAAGGGCGGCGGCACTAAGGCCAGAAAGAAGGGCGGCCCTATAGACACGATTCAGAACATCATTCTGGTATTGGGCTTTGGCTTACTCTTAGGCTCGATCTTATTGCCCCCAGCATTCAGGGACACTATGTCGGCCATCGTGAACATAATCGTATCGCCAATAAACAGCACCATGCCCTTCTACATCGCAGTGCTCATCATAGTCATCATCGTGACCGTGTTTTCCACGATAATCCAGAAGTACACGATGGACTGGGAGCTATCCAGGAGGGTCATGCTAAAAAACCGGGCATTTCAGAAAGAGTACAGAGAAGCCCAGCTATCGGGCGATAAGAAAAGGCTAAAAAAGCTGGAGGAGGAACGGCTGTCCATGATGGAGGAGCAGGCGGAGATGTCGAAGCAACAGCTAAAGCCCATGGGCTTCATCGTGTTCGTGTCGATACCGCTCTTCTGGTGGGCATACTGGTGGCTTATGCAGCCCGCCCAGGCTGGCATGACCATGGTGTTCCCGCTGATCGGGACGGTCAGGCTCGTCGACGGCTTCCTGCTTTTCCCCTACTGGGTGTGGTGGTCGCTGCTATGCTCCCTGGCCGTAAGCTCAGTGGTCAGGAAAGCGCTTAATACCGGTGTTGTTACTTCATGA
- the cmk gene encoding (d)CMP kinase — protein MIVTLSGLPGSGKTSVAKDLASRYGFVIISAGEQFRKLAKERGVSLQEFGEMAEKDASIDLMIDTRQKELAKGHKMALVEGRLAGRTIDADLKIWLKAPLEVRAERISKREGIPVSQALEETRIREASEAMRYKAFYNIDQNDLTCYDLIIDTGLWDARGVVEIISAAIEGLGKK, from the coding sequence ATGATAGTGACTTTGAGCGGCCTGCCGGGGTCTGGTAAGACCTCGGTGGCGAAAGACCTCGCCTCGAGGTACGGCTTTGTGATAATCTCTGCGGGCGAGCAGTTCCGTAAGCTTGCCAAAGAGAGGGGCGTGTCGCTACAGGAGTTCGGCGAGATGGCCGAGAAGGATGCTTCCATTGACCTCATGATCGATACCAGGCAGAAAGAGCTTGCAAAAGGGCATAAGATGGCGCTCGTTGAGGGGCGGCTGGCGGGGCGTACCATAGACGCCGACCTGAAGATATGGCTGAAGGCCCCTCTAGAGGTGAGGGCGGAGCGCATCTCGAAGCGCGAGGGGATACCCGTGAGCCAGGCACTTGAGGAGACCAGGATAAGGGAGGCGAGCGAGGCCATGCGCTATAAGGCTTTTTACAATATAGACCAGAATGACCTGACATGCTATGACTTGATAATCGATACGGGGCTTTGGGATGCCAGGGGCGTCGTGGAAATCATTTCA